The Amblyomma americanum isolate KBUSLIRL-KWMA chromosome 2, ASM5285725v1, whole genome shotgun sequence genome contains the following window.
CTTCCACACTGCTTCACTGAAGCCTCTGTGAGGCACATCCGGTCTGTCTCTCTGAGGAAGTAGAAGAGGGAAGAAGCAGCAGTAGCTCCGAGTAATGCGCTAAACCTCTAGAAAATAACTTAGCCCAATTGTTTTGTTCATAAAATATCTGGGCACAGACTTGCGCATGTTGTGGGCAGCGCATTTGCGAGCACTGTGCGAAGTGCGTGCTCCCTATTGGTAATTAATTCAACTGGTTCGACCCACCACCTTTCGCGGGCTGTGGCTTATGGTCGCTTCGTTGGGGAGGTGATTCCAGGCTACATGCAGCGTCCGAGAGCCGTTTCGAAGTGTTTGGCGGTGTCTTGGCGACTGCACGTCCCACCTACTGACAACGAATGCTGCACGAGGCGCGATGCATGGCTGCGTGCAcggtggtcacgtgattgctggTGAGCGCCCAACAGTACTAGATATCTGCCCTATCTAATAATAACCTAGTAACGTTGGTGAGCGCCCTCACCACCCGAAGGCAACCTCGGTAGCGCGAGGCACGTGTGCGTGGCCTTGTGTACGTTCCCTCCCCATAGTTCTGGCGGCGCTTGACTGTGCTTTGGCACAGCCCAGCGCGAGGATACTGAGCCTCCTTGCCGTGTCGAAACTTAAAAGGCGCCTGACTGTTGTGCGATATATATATGTCATGCactttaaagattcccaggtggtcgatattattccggggCCTCTTTTCTTTCCCCTTCGTTAACTCCCACCTTCCTCGATCACGGACCGTTTGACACATGTCCATTAAGAAgggaggcagttactgcgccatttcctttcctggaaAACTGCCAGTGGTTATATTAGACTTTctgggggaggaaatggcgcagtagaagggagacagttactgcgccatttcctttcctcaaaaactgccAATGGTTATATTAGTCTCtctgggggaaggaaatggcgcagtaactgtctcccttCTCGGTGAACACGCCAAAAGCGTTGTACGGTGCGGCCGGGACAGTGtgccttttcttttctcaaaatcagTCGTCTTCCATCTCACACATGGGTTAGCTGGGCTCCTCTTGCCTCGTGTTAGCCGCCGACCGTGTCTTCTTGTGGCGACATcacagtaaagaaccccaggtagttgaTATTTATCCGAAACCCTCATCTACGGCTCCCCTTTTTCCTCACGTACGGCGCCGCTGAGGTGGCCATCGCCATGTGAgactgcgccttcctttcctataCACCAATTTTTATTAGATTGCGGCTGACTTCCACGGGTATCTTGTTCGTTCTGTTTTAATAGTTTCGGTTTTGCGAGCCGGGTGCAGGACGTGACACGGCCGCCGTTGCCGCAACAACCACCGCAGAAATTGCCTGGCCATGCGTGCTCATTCCAGCGCAGGCAGGGGCAGAGAGTTAACATCCAAGAGCTCGCAGTCGCCGCTAATGCGCTCCTTTTCATGAGGACGGCTGGCATTCAGTTTGTGGAAGAATGTGGGAGCGAACACATTTTCCCATTCCAACTGTTGCCTCAGTACGATAATGCCCACAAGGCATAAGCGTCTTCAACTTTACGGTAGTAGTAACAACGGAATCATTGCGGGTGTCAAATTAGGTAGACACCCCCTGCAACTGTGCTGCACGTGGACCTTTTATGCACAATGCCGCCGTCAACCGTTCGTTCGTCTGGCAACTCGAATGACGTGTTGCCACTTTTGAAACGTCCTTCCTGCGGTGTATAAGGCGCGCCTTCTGCGGCTGCAGTGCGTCCCTTCGCCGTGGCGAACTGATTCCTGCCTGCTGCGAAGTCTTTGTGTGTGTGCCCTGGCTAGTTCTAGTGCGCGATGAGGCCTAGTGAACGATGAACGTGACGTCCCAGCCTCGCATTCCTTCGACGAAGGTACGGCGATAAGCGCCGGTGGTTCGCGCCTCCCCAGCATGGAGTACGGGTGGTGGCTCTCGCTCAGCGTGTTCGTCGTGTCAGTGCTGCTCCTGTTCTACCTGTTTGTGTGCAACATTCGGCGACTAAGGACGCGCAAGAACATCGGTGCCGTGGGCAGAGTGCTGCTTGTTATTGCCCATCCCGACgacgagtgcatgttcttcggtcCGACGGTGCTCGGTTTACTGCAGCGGAAATGCGACCTGTATGTCCTGTGCCTGTCGAACGGTGAGCGTGCGTGCTGGTGTACTGTGCTTCCTGTGCGCAGAGTGCGGTCTTCAACGCAATGCAGCGCTTTTgtttcaggcaaaaaaaaaaaaattccagccgATACCCGAAACCTGCGAGATCGAACGGCGGGCGTGATGCACTGTACCGTCCAGCCAGGCTGACCTGGGCACTTGCGCTAAAATTCTGGGGAATTCTGCGCATTAAGTAACATCACCAGCCGGTAGCCTGTTGTTGCGACAGGCTGCAGTTGCGCACGCGTAGACGAGCATAGCGCGCTCCGCGCGTGCTCTTTGTTTTTGTTATATATGTGACATTCTTGCAAATTACACTAGAAAACGCATTGCATGATTTGCCGGGCCTCTGctggaggtaaaaaaaaatcgctgccGGTGCCGCCACCCCGTGACAGCGAATTGTGTGACGTTCTTCTTTGACCGGCAGTTTCGGATACCAGTACCAGCGTCAAAGCATTTTGCTTATGGCACATGATGGTTAACCGAGCAGGTTTCGTTCACTTTTGCTGAAGTAGTCCGGCGATTGTATCACTGCAGGCCCCTTCGGATTTGTCTAGGGAATGTCAGTGGTGCAGTGTAGACCAAAATACGCGACATTCGAGAACACCTGCTCATTCTGAGTTGCAGTGCTGATGTCTGTGTGGGCAGTATGGCTATATGGCTGCACTTTTGTGCTAGTATTGATTGTGACACCCAGCAGCTACAATCAGATATCGCTTATTTCTGCAGTGGACCACACACATACTTTGAGCAAGTCTGATCGGTGCGACACATATTACGTGAAGATGGTAGTTTTTCCTTCTGATTATTGCCATCCTCTGTCTTATGTGAAGGGTGTGGTAATCACGCTTTTGATATATGTGGCAAAGAAGCTGTCTTGCCTAAGTTACCTTGCATGTTGAGCACTTTTCTAGAGCATAATGCGTACATCTGCGAAGCATGCATTCGTTCGCCCTTTTGGTAACTTTCTTTGTGTTGGCTCCAATTACTGCTACCATATAATTTGCAATGAATAGCCTGAGCTTATATTTATTTTGAACACTCTGTGAAAAACTGTAATTAGGCAGATGAAATGAATGCAGAAAACCGCTTTTAAAATTGACACATCAGCATTTTTCGAAGTGCTGGTGTGGCTCTGGAGAGCATGATTTCGTATGCTTGTTTTGTGTGTATTAGTGCTTTAAAAGGCTTCAAatacagccgccgcagtggctgagtagtCTCTGCTGCTGGCTCGAAatacgctggttcgatcctggctgcggtggttgcatttttgatggaggcgaaatgcaagaggcccgtgtactgtgcagtgtcagtgcacactaaaggtccgcaagtggtcgaaattttccggagtcctccatttAGTCATCCCTTATAGCCTTAGTCGTtctggaacgttaaaccctataGAACCAAACCAAAAGGCTTCAAGTACGCCCGATTGTTTATGTCATGACTGCATTTTACAGAAGTGGGCCAGATGAAGCATAATTGAGACTCTGAAAGTAGTGTACAGTTATGATGACCCAACAGAACGTGCATACTTAGTCCTCTGGGAAAGTGGAATTTCGGTGAAATCTAGGCATATTCCATACAAAAATCTGGAGCTTTTCCTCCCACTGGATTATAATTTGTGACTAAAGAGGATAGGAAGCATGAATTCAGTTTCCGTTGCATTTTCCAGGCAACTACTACCGCCAGggaagcgaaagaaaagaggAGCTGCACAGCAGCTGTTGTTCTTTGGGCATCCCGAGTGAAAACCTGATCATTGTACAACACAGGTTTGTGGCATTGGTGTTTTCGATGGCCTTTACTAAGCACAGTGTTGCGAAAGCTGCATTGAAAACTGTGGCAGGGAGCAGGTTCAGGGTCAAGGCTCTGTGAGCACCAAGCCTACGCCACGAGCTCGCTTTTATTACcatgtttaagaaaaaaaacCCTGCTGTCAAACCAAGACGACAACAATGAGCAAAGAGCTTGTGATATCTTGAATCGCAAGATATATACAGGCACCTAGAAAAGTTCAAATTACGAAATCAACTTGATGGCCTGCCAGTGCGAGCAGATGGTGagaatgtttttttgtgtgtgtgtggtttcttTTTTGTGCAAACTTCTGTGGCCACTTGTGCTCAGAAATGACACAGGACAAAGCATAAAAGTTAACTGTTTTCCTGTGCCTGTTCCCCCCCCcatatcctttcttttttttaaataaattagtAGTCTTTTTGAGTGGCCCTGCGGCATGTCTTGCATTCTTATTTAATCTCGTTCATTGCACATATGCTGttactaatattttattttttgtcattGAGAGCAGTGGATACTGTGCTTACACGTGCAGTGAATTCATTAACACCTACCCCACTTTCAAGCAAAGAATTTTTGTGTGTAAACCACAATGGTGCCCATCTTTTCGacaaaaaaatatatagaaaagCATTGTGTAAATAGAACTCCCCCTTCCGTTCTCTCAACAATAGCCAATAAATTTGTCCTCGTGGACTTCATTGATTCTATACTGAGTgttactttcgttttcttttagcAACATGCCTGACGATCCAGAATGCATGTGGAACTCGAACCTTGTGGGTAGGATTGTGCAGAAATACGTGAAGTGCCTCTGTGTTGACTCCGTAAGTGAAACTTTCCCTTGCCAAAGGAAGTGGAAccattatatatattttttaattcaTTGTTTACCATTTtatgcattttttctttgctctgcaGGTCATCACGTTTGACCAGTCTGGAGTCAGTGGCCACCTGAATCACATAGCAATCCACAAGGGAGTCGTGTAGGTCATGTAGTATGACATTAGCTCCTGCATTCCCCCTCTAGAACTATTTCAAGAGAAATGGAACGCAATTCAAAGCGATGCTTAGTGCCCGTATGCAATGTTAGATTAATTTTTTGTCCCCTTGCATGATTGTGATCTCGTAAACTTTCTCTCCTTGTAGGGGCATACTCAAGAAGCATCTTGCTCCTGCTGGTATGTATTGACAAAAGTACCATGTTGCTGATTTGTGGAGACAGGGCTCTTGAGTTGCTTTGCCTtacgtttttgtttctttgtccTTATGTGAAGGCTGCAGGCTCTTTGTACTTGAGTCGGTAAACAAGCTACGGAAGTATGTTGGCTTGCTGGATGTGCCTTTGAGCTACATTCTCTCGGAGCATGCCTATGTGCTTCCGTGGAGCATGGTGTCCCTTGTTAAGGTGAGTTGATCTGTAATGGAGAAATGGAAAGATGCTGAGAGGCATGGTGGGGCATTGCCACACAAACTGAGCATGTAGGTTTATAGTCTGGAATGTGACAATGCCTCATCAGCCATGAGTGTGTAAAAAATCAGACGGTATTTATTCAAATGTTATTACGCGGCTGTGATAATATCCTGAGGGTTGCTTTTAAGAGTGTGGAAGAGGGAAAAAGAATTCAGTTACTTAATAATGTTGATTAGATTATAATACCAAGAGCTGCGGTGGCTCGGCTGGTTTGGCTGGTGATCCCAATGTTGTGGATTTGATCCCGGCCATGGTGGCCGTATTTCAATCAAGCTTAAATACAAAAACTCCCATGTGCTGCAATGTCAACATGCATTGGAAAACcttaggtggtctaaattaatctgaagCTGTCCACCATGTCTATCATAGCCgatgtgtcgctttgggacgttacatcccacaatttaaaatttttgacagaaaaaaataacTAAGTAAATGGGTACATACCATAATTATTATTTTGTTCTTTCCAAAAATTCCTGTTCGAGGTCAGTAGCGGCAGTCTACAGTGGTGATATCTGACAGCAGATGCGATGTTCAGCAAATGCTATTGGTTGCTTCCACAGTGATTGGTTGAAGGGTTTCGTTCATGTGTATTTTTCTTGTACTGCAAATAACACTACAGTCATGCAGATATGCAAGGGTGTCATGTTGCTAGAGGAAAGCTTGCGCTTCATCATCTTATACTTGGCACACAGAACCAAACTGTTTCAAGTTTCAAAGCACTTTTTCATCTGGAACGCAAACTGAGGAGATACCCTCCTTCCAATAAGATTGTGCTGGCAGAAAAGATAGCAACCGGAAGCCCATCCTTTGTAGTGTCCTTCCGTCCATTAAGATTAGGTGATTCATCCTTATCTTGCTGCCAGATAAAATGAAGGGGCCATTTTGGCCTTGCGGAAAGAGAGTCAACGAAGACAGTCAGCCCAAGTATTTTGTACGCTCGCTTGCGGTTATAATCAGCCTTGGGCATAGGTCATTTTATCTTAATTACTACGACCCAGTTCTCCACTCTTTCTTGATAGCTTAATGAGGCTTTgaaagggctctaataaagttgcggtatgtaTGAGACGTTAAAGGATGCTACTTCttgaatatcctccagcaagaatttttgaaATGCACTTACTAGAAGCCAAATTTTGAATTTCATCGTCTTCgtgccttttcctctcctctcgtcactttttgcatgctgaaaggtCGGAGCTTCCTGGCCCTCCGaagctacgcggcttactggctGTGGCCATGGTTGCTGCCTGATGTCTAAAAGattctaaccaatagccatctctgaactggtatacGCAGGAGCGTGCAACGGAGgagggtgcaagcatgaaaaCGTCGCCAAAAAGGGCTCGCCCGCCTTTGCacatgattgtgggttctctgctgcatgcagaggtgtattacttggctcaggtgttcatgacaacacaatgcagtgattgagggTTCATGTGCTGTCCTCGGAcggtgtttcagagcccccttAAAGGGATACTGAATTAAAAATCTGAGAGTATTGAGAAACGTGGAAGCACCATGTTTTCATTCTTAAGATATGATTACCCTAGTATAAAGTCATGGCCCCGTTTATTATGGTCGGATCGgtgtattttttatgttttgtgagCGGCTTCCAGGTCATACTCCGTTCACTCCTGGCTACCAGCTGGCGGGCATGATGTCATGGCTACCCTCAGTAGTGCCTTAGGCAAGCTGGTTGGCAGTGCACAGTTGCGGATTCCCTGTCTCATGCCATGCTTACAAGCGTCTATACTAAACGTTGCAAGAATGCATGGAGAGTCCAAAAGCTCGAACAGTGCTTTAGGTGCAGTATCATACGTGGAAGCCTGATATAAATGTGGTTTTACGGGTCAGTTGAAGCATTACAAAATCGCTCATGCCTTGAACGTTCTTCTAGTGGGCGTGAGATAGCTGTGCTGGTACAATCTCTGTTGCGACTTTGGCTCACCATCGCTGCAGATAGTGGGGATTTATTAATTCTGACCAAATTAGGCAAGTTGTCACCCAAAGAACACAAGCACAAGAGATAGGCAGAGGAATTTGAAGCGTGGACATGAGGAAGCCGAACGAAATGAACTGTGCATCGAAACAAAAGCATGTCAAACGCGTCTACTTTCGTGCACTTTGTGCTGGTGATAGCTTGCAATGGGTAGGGTTGATGTCTCATCTTGTATTGTGGGAGCTTTCACACGCAGCTGCTAGGTGGGGTGGTTCGAGAAATATTCGTTAAAATAATTACGTtccatttatttttcttccaAAAAAAGCGGTTTTGGTTACTGCCAGCGCCATTTTGGCCAGAAGTCTCGGCAGCATATTTCAGTTCACTATTCCTCTAAGCTTAGGTAGCGttcttacataaaaaaaaaagaccaattaATTACTTAACTAAATTGATTTATTATTTGTGCACATATTTCCTTAAGCAGatttaaaatgcattgaaaacATGGTTGGTCAACTGAAGCTTTGAAATTTAATTTAACTGACCACAGGCATGGATTATTGAACCATTTGAGTTTGAATCGTCAGTATCCAGCTATACTGACTAGTGTATATTCGCGTGTTGGACTTGACAAAGTTGCAAGTGCCTGCCCATCTTAGCAACATTGATGGTCTAGCCTAATTTCAGGTCCGGAGAAGTATAGCGAAATCATAGGCTCTTTGAGAACTTTAGCCATGTATTGGCTATTGCTTTGCATGGTGATATGTCGTGCTGAAATCATACGATGAGAAAAACAGTAAAAGGTATACAAAGGTTCTCCTTTTTGCAATTGTTTTGGATGCAAGCCTGTTTCCcatgttgtttatttatttacaaaatactgcAGCCCTAGGGCCAAGCAGAGTGAGCAATATTACAAGAACAGCCAAGGTGATAACAATTGCCAGTACGTCAAAATTCAACGAATAACACTCTCTACAAGAACCTGACATGCGCACAAAGAACATGTAAGCAATAAGGGTTAACAGGGATCGCTCAAAAAACAGCATCGTCCAAGAATAAAAggtgggaaaaaaaaagtaaggcgCAGACAGCCAAGTGCCAAGAAAAATAGGGACACTGCTTTTCTAGCCTGCCTTCTTTCAGGTCATTTGTTTATTTGAAACACACAACTAGCCTATGTACTGAGACCATTGCAAAGCTGCCGATAAAATCAATACATTGGGAATAGCAAGTTCAATAGTTGTATTTTACACGGACTACCAAGTGTTAtggttaaaaggaaaaaaaaaaagatatgtatGAAGAGTTTTGCGGTTATACAGAAGAAGAGAGAGGGAATAAGCTCTAGCTTTGTTCACACAGGGAAGGAAAACTACTGAAGTGTGTTCATACACTATATTCTCACCTTTTGAGAGTGCGAGTTTTTATAGCCGAGAGCACTGAGTACCTTTTACTACTAGTAGTTTGTTCAAAGCATTTAACCTTGCATGAATGATTTGAGCAAGTCTTTTgcattcattaatttttttttttctgattttcgcAGGTTGCACTCTACAAGCATAAGAGTCAGATGCTGTGGTTTCGCCACTTGTACAGCTTTTTCTCCCGCTATATGGTTGTAAACACGCTGTCTGAAGTCATCGCTGATGAAAGCAAGGATGACTGATTTATGGACTTCCTGTTGCCGGCTGGCTTGatcaaaaaaaatttttccgTCCCTTTTACTCCTCTTCGCCGTCTTTACCTCGGTGAATTGAGACTGGAGTGCAGGTCCACTTAATTGTAGAAAAGTGGTGCTCACAGAGCAGAGTCATTAGTGTGTTTTGTTCATTGATGATGCCACTACATATTAGCATTATTTTTACACTAGGTCTCTAGGTGCTCGTCATTTGTTTGGCTGGACattttgaagatttttttttttaataaaatgttAGGTGTTCTTTATGTATATTGAGTGGCTTTTTTCTCATTCTGCAACTTTTGTAGAATGCGAATAAAAGGAGTGATGCTTGGTTGCAGAATGTCAGGAGCTCTAGTTGTGTGGCTATGCATATGTTCGATGACAAAAAGCTGTTGAGCAGAATTTCTAATCTGAATAGCCGGTTAAAGAATTAACAAAAATGACCCATGGATGATGGTTTTTCATTATCAAGAACCCTTTGCAGGCTAcaaaaagcatttgattcagtgtAAACGTCAGTTATGCAGGCGTTCGGCCAACCAAAGCATTGAGAATCCACACACTACTTACCAgaaaatacagtaaaagctcatttcgaacttcaagggaccggaaaaaatgtttgaattatcTGAAAGTTCGAATTCTCAATTTACCCCCAAAGAAACTGTCAAGACGTGTTTGTATCATGGTATTTAGTTGGTAAAAGGCTGGCCGATTGTTGCCTGATCTTGAGATGAGACCAATGCGGCAATGACTATTTTTCACGTTTCTATCaatgctttattgcatgcatacTGTGCATACTACATTCTTCAATTACTGAAGTCTTCAGATAACAGACTCTACACAGGATGGCAAATTATGTGGCTATCATGGCAATCTGCACGTTTAAAACCTGCTGGTCAAGATTTCTTTTTACAACAGACTGAACAAGTAGTTCTCACTTTTGAATTCCATTGAGTCATTGGATTGCATCGATTTCCTCTTGACTATGTTTCCGCTATTAAGCCCCCCTAATGGGTCCAAGCAGGCTTCGTGCCTGACACATCACAGCTAGCAGTTCCACGGCACTTTTATAGCTTAGCGTGGCTGGACATTTTTCAAGAGCTTAATTCATGAATTCTTTTGGCCAGCTGCACTGCATGTGGAACCTGAAAAGGTTTCAGGATATTAAAGcattcatacattttaaaaattggCAGAATTGTCACAAAGTTGCAGAAAAATGTGTTTAGCTTTCATGAGCGCTTGAAAAATGCAATACATGACTTTATGGAGAGACAGAGAGGGAGACTAGACTTCACTCTGCACACATTTACATTTACTCCTTCAGCAGCTCTCTGTTGTAAGCCTCAAATTTCTCCACGAGGTGTTCGGGAATGTCGACGTCCTTGAGGTTTTCCATGCCGGGCTCTGGCTCGTCGCTAATAAGGATGTC
Protein-coding sequences here:
- the LOC144121186 gene encoding N-acetylglucosaminyl-phosphatidylinositol de-N-acetylase-like, which codes for MEYGWWLSLSVFVVSVLLLFYLFVCNIRRLRTRKNIGAVGRVLLVIAHPDDECMFFGPTVLGLLQRKCDLYVLCLSNGNYYRQGSERKEELHSSCCSLGIPSENLIIVQHSNMPDDPECMWNSNLVGRIVQKYVKCLCVDSVITFDQSGVSGHLNHIAIHKGVVGILKKHLAPAGCRLFVLESVNKLRKYVGLLDVPLSYILSEHAYVLPWSMVSLVKVALYKHKSQMLWFRHLYSFFSRYMVVNTLSEVIADESKDD